Proteins found in one Alicyclobacillus cycloheptanicus genomic segment:
- a CDS encoding NAD-dependent succinate-semialdehyde dehydrogenase, with protein sequence MRVADIVAHSAHFIGGEWVTSSREPIDVFNPASGEIVGHVQNGGKAEAELAIAAASEARHAWAAMTASERAGYLHRWAALIRAHQEEIAHLLTREQGKPLAESREEAEGAAMFIEWYAEEGKRAYGEMIPALARNKRIFVVPQPVGVAALITPWNYPATMVARKAAPALAAGCTIVLKPASQTPLTAVALIALAAEAGFPSGVVNLVTGKSSEIGAAFMRHPRVRKVSFTGSTEVGKLLIRQSADEVTRLSLELGGNAPFIVFPDADLDAAVAAAVGNKFENCGQMCNGINVMYVHEDVLEAFSAQVTERVSTLKVGFGWEAGVQLGPVIDHRAVEFIDALVREAVRDGAKVRIGGGALTKTPYQNGSFYAPTVLTDVTPEMRIAQEEVFGPVATIIGFKTEDEVLERANASEFGLAAYLFTRDVRRVFEVSERLEVGMVGVNSASLSVPQAPFGGIKQSGYGREGGHHGLEEFMEMKYISLTL encoded by the coding sequence TTGCGTGTCGCAGACATCGTAGCGCACAGCGCACACTTCATCGGGGGTGAATGGGTGACGTCATCGAGAGAACCGATCGACGTGTTCAACCCAGCAAGCGGCGAGATTGTCGGCCATGTCCAAAACGGTGGGAAGGCGGAGGCTGAACTGGCGATCGCGGCCGCATCTGAAGCCAGACATGCGTGGGCAGCGATGACAGCGTCGGAGCGCGCGGGCTATCTGCATCGCTGGGCCGCGTTAATTCGCGCGCACCAAGAAGAAATCGCTCATCTCCTGACACGCGAACAGGGCAAGCCGCTGGCAGAGTCTCGCGAGGAAGCGGAAGGCGCGGCGATGTTCATCGAGTGGTACGCCGAGGAAGGCAAGCGGGCGTACGGCGAGATGATTCCTGCGCTTGCGCGCAACAAACGCATTTTCGTGGTTCCTCAGCCCGTCGGGGTGGCGGCGCTCATCACGCCGTGGAACTACCCGGCGACGATGGTGGCTCGCAAGGCGGCCCCAGCGCTTGCCGCCGGTTGCACGATTGTGCTCAAGCCAGCAAGCCAGACGCCGCTGACTGCGGTGGCGTTGATTGCGCTTGCCGCGGAGGCGGGGTTTCCAAGCGGCGTCGTCAATCTTGTAACCGGTAAGTCGAGCGAGATTGGAGCGGCGTTCATGCGTCATCCGCGTGTCCGCAAGGTTTCCTTTACGGGTTCTACGGAAGTGGGCAAGCTGCTGATTCGGCAATCCGCTGACGAAGTCACGCGTCTGTCGCTTGAGCTTGGGGGGAACGCACCGTTCATTGTGTTTCCCGATGCTGACCTGGATGCAGCTGTTGCCGCCGCCGTCGGCAACAAATTCGAGAATTGTGGTCAAATGTGCAACGGCATCAACGTGATGTACGTCCACGAGGACGTTCTCGAAGCATTCTCCGCACAGGTGACAGAGCGGGTGTCGACCCTGAAGGTGGGCTTCGGTTGGGAGGCAGGGGTGCAGCTTGGCCCCGTGATTGACCATCGAGCGGTGGAATTCATTGACGCCCTCGTCCGCGAGGCGGTTCGGGACGGTGCCAAGGTCCGGATTGGCGGGGGTGCCTTGACGAAGACGCCATATCAGAATGGCTCGTTCTACGCGCCGACGGTTCTGACCGATGTCACGCCCGAGATGCGCATCGCGCAGGAAGAAGTGTTCGGGCCGGTGGCGACGATCATCGGGTTCAAGACGGAGGACGAGGTGCTCGAACGGGCCAATGCCAGCGAATTTGGCCTGGCGGCTTATCTGTTTACGCGCGACGTACGTCGGGTGTTCGAGGTTTCAGAGCGGCTCGAAGTCGGCATGGTGGGCGTCAACAGTGCGTCGCTCAGCGTGCCGCAGGCGCCGTTTGGCGGGATCAAACAGAGCGGTTATGGCCGGGAGGGCGGACACCACGGGCTGGAGGAATTTATGGAGATGAAGTACATCTCACTGACTCTTTGA
- a CDS encoding PTS mannitol transporter subunit IICB, with product MAIATVSDRVASGGKARAGLQRFGGFLAGMVMPNIPAFIAWGLITAFFIPTGWTPNAHINQLVTPLVSFLLPILIGFTGGRLVAGNRGGVVGAIATAGVAVGSSQPMFIGAMIMGPLGGYLIKQFDRLVEGKIKAGFEMIVNTFSGGIIGGGLAILSFLVVQPVMDSVSKALGAAAIWVTSVHLLPLIAIFIEPGKVLFLNNAINHGILDPIGLQQAKETGKSIFFLLETDPGPGLGVLVAYWIFGKGSVRQSAPGAILIQFFGGIHEIYFPYILMKPILVLAVIFGGMAADTTFMLLHAGLVATASPGSIIAEMAMCPRGGYLPVLAGIFVGALVSLLIASFFLSRSKTEMNDDDLAFAQSVVADMKAQSKGQTTQQTTVNHAEIGEATGEGHALTHIPQRVIFACEAGMGSSAMGASLLKKQLKEAGYDIPVDHLPVNQLPVNAEVVFTQSSLSDRARQVAPNAKIYIVDNFLDKSTYQQLVTDLNALK from the coding sequence ATGGCCATTGCTACAGTGAGCGACCGCGTCGCAAGTGGCGGCAAAGCGCGTGCTGGCCTGCAACGGTTTGGCGGTTTTCTTGCCGGTATGGTCATGCCGAATATCCCTGCCTTTATTGCCTGGGGTTTAATTACGGCCTTTTTCATTCCTACGGGTTGGACGCCAAACGCTCATATTAATCAACTTGTCACTCCGCTTGTCTCATTCCTGCTTCCGATTCTCATTGGCTTTACGGGCGGACGTCTTGTCGCCGGAAACCGAGGCGGCGTCGTTGGTGCCATTGCCACGGCGGGTGTGGCCGTCGGCTCATCGCAGCCGATGTTTATCGGCGCGATGATTATGGGGCCGCTTGGCGGCTATCTGATCAAGCAGTTCGACCGGTTGGTGGAAGGAAAAATCAAGGCCGGCTTTGAGATGATTGTCAACACGTTCTCGGGCGGCATTATCGGTGGCGGTTTGGCCATCCTGTCGTTCCTCGTGGTGCAGCCTGTGATGGATAGTGTTTCGAAGGCTTTAGGAGCTGCAGCCATTTGGGTTACATCCGTTCACTTGCTGCCGCTCATCGCCATCTTCATCGAGCCTGGTAAGGTTCTGTTCTTGAACAACGCAATTAATCACGGTATTTTGGATCCGATTGGACTGCAGCAAGCGAAGGAGACCGGAAAGTCGATTTTCTTCCTGTTGGAAACCGACCCGGGCCCGGGGCTTGGCGTGCTGGTTGCGTACTGGATTTTTGGCAAGGGCTCGGTTCGGCAATCGGCGCCTGGCGCCATCCTGATTCAGTTCTTTGGCGGCATTCACGAAATCTATTTCCCATATATCCTGATGAAGCCCATTCTGGTGCTCGCCGTGATTTTTGGCGGCATGGCAGCGGACACGACGTTCATGCTGCTGCATGCAGGATTGGTTGCGACTGCGTCGCCGGGGAGTATCATTGCAGAGATGGCGATGTGTCCGCGCGGTGGGTATCTGCCGGTTCTGGCTGGTATCTTCGTCGGTGCGCTGGTCTCTCTGTTGATTGCATCGTTCTTCTTGAGCCGTTCGAAGACAGAGATGAACGATGATGACCTGGCGTTCGCCCAGAGTGTGGTGGCTGACATGAAGGCGCAAAGTAAGGGGCAGACCACACAGCAGACGACGGTGAACCATGCGGAAATTGGGGAAGCAACAGGTGAAGGACATGCGCTCACCCACATCCCGCAACGTGTGATCTTTGCTTGCGAAGCAGGTATGGGATCGAGCGCGATGGGTGCCTCCTTGCTGAAGAAACAATTGAAGGAAGCTGGGTATGACATTCCGGTCGACCATCTTCCGGTCAATCAATTGCCCGTCAACGCGGAGGTTGTCTTTACCCAGAGCAGTTTGTCCGATCGCGCTCGTCAAGTGGCGCCGAATGCAAAAATTTACATTGTGGACAACTTCCTCGACAAAAGCACGTATCAGCAGCTTGTGACAGACCTGAACGCACTCAAGTAA
- a CDS encoding ANTAR domain-containing response regulator: MGKARIMLVDDESVLRIDMREMLLLEGYDVVAEASNGEAAIEQAFAHRPDLIIMDVKMPHMDGLTAGRIIYQKTRIPILVLTAYHQSQLIDDAKAAGIIGYLVKPVTEADLVPAIEMALAQAERLRCLTEEKCVLEAQLQERKLIERAKGLLMQQQGLNEAEAYQRMRRQAMNRQMTLASTAMTILNECQVDGR, from the coding sequence ATGGGCAAGGCACGCATCATGCTGGTCGACGACGAGTCAGTCTTGCGCATCGACATGCGCGAGATGCTCTTGTTGGAAGGCTATGACGTCGTGGCAGAGGCGTCAAATGGGGAGGCGGCGATCGAACAAGCGTTCGCACATCGTCCCGATCTCATCATCATGGATGTGAAGATGCCGCACATGGACGGCCTCACAGCGGGGCGCATCATCTACCAAAAGACCCGTATTCCGATTCTCGTGTTGACCGCCTATCATCAATCGCAATTGATCGACGACGCGAAGGCCGCTGGCATCATTGGCTACCTCGTCAAACCGGTCACGGAAGCCGATCTTGTTCCTGCGATCGAGATGGCGTTAGCGCAGGCGGAACGCCTGCGCTGCCTGACGGAGGAGAAGTGTGTGCTCGAGGCACAGTTACAGGAGCGGAAGTTAATCGAACGTGCCAAAGGTTTATTGATGCAACAGCAAGGACTCAACGAAGCGGAAGCCTACCAGCGTATGCGCAGGCAAGCCATGAACCGGCAGATGACGCTGGCGTCGACTGCCATGACGATTCTCAACGAGTGTCAAGTGGATGGCAGGTGA
- a CDS encoding sensor histidine kinase, translating to MTGFIATSPELIAAVCQSKTDLTADEIEEVIRLAGQLQTMADLNRADVFIDCLWRGRSDQAVVVAQSKPNTGGSLYSEFIVGQRILRDNEPGVFYAFQTDKYVTGTRAITNENVTIQQKILPFHGSSGRVIGVVILEQDISSQVIQEQAARLFQQTAEDLGETLWEVAVAEINLPSLIHEGVILCNSEYLFTYINPTARQWFEKLHQPKPEIGAPLDAVFSGVLQQVLLDAHDRGVEAREFTFGDNTVLVKAISIQKHSVFKGGLILLSDITELREKERQLTIQSTVMKEIHHRVKNNLQTISSLLRLQMRRTKSEEIRAAFQDSIHRIKTIALVHERLSQSGIEFVELRQLMEAIASMLIQTARHPEKSVQYTVEADAISLPSEKATPIALILNELIQNCLDHAFEYQSGGRIYVSAGCDGGELVIVVQDNGQGWDLRTSDDTLGTRIVETLVTEDLNGQIDYVVDGGTRVTVRFPFARVSAN from the coding sequence GTGACAGGGTTCATCGCCACCAGTCCAGAGCTCATCGCTGCCGTCTGTCAGAGCAAGACCGACCTTACAGCGGACGAGATCGAAGAAGTCATCCGCCTTGCGGGGCAGCTCCAGACGATGGCCGATTTGAATCGTGCTGACGTGTTCATTGACTGCCTGTGGCGCGGTCGGTCCGACCAAGCCGTGGTCGTGGCGCAGTCAAAGCCGAACACGGGCGGCAGCCTGTACTCGGAGTTCATTGTCGGGCAGCGCATTTTGCGAGACAACGAGCCCGGGGTCTTCTACGCGTTTCAGACTGACAAGTACGTGACTGGCACACGCGCCATCACCAATGAGAACGTCACCATTCAGCAGAAAATCCTGCCGTTTCATGGATCAAGCGGCAGGGTGATTGGCGTCGTGATTCTTGAACAGGACATCTCTTCACAGGTGATTCAGGAGCAGGCTGCGCGCCTCTTCCAGCAAACCGCTGAAGACCTTGGTGAGACCCTTTGGGAAGTGGCGGTGGCTGAAATCAACCTGCCAAGTCTCATTCACGAAGGCGTGATTCTCTGCAATTCGGAGTACCTGTTCACCTATATCAATCCGACAGCGCGTCAATGGTTCGAAAAACTGCACCAACCCAAACCTGAAATTGGTGCGCCGCTTGACGCTGTCTTTTCCGGCGTGCTGCAACAGGTATTGCTTGATGCACACGATCGCGGCGTCGAGGCGCGTGAGTTCACATTTGGCGACAACACGGTGCTCGTGAAGGCCATTTCGATTCAAAAGCACAGTGTGTTCAAGGGCGGACTGATTCTCCTCTCCGACATCACTGAACTGCGTGAGAAAGAGCGCCAATTGACCATTCAGTCGACGGTTATGAAAGAGATCCATCACCGCGTCAAAAACAACCTCCAGACGATCAGCAGTCTCTTGCGCTTGCAAATGCGGCGTACGAAGTCCGAGGAGATCCGCGCGGCGTTCCAGGACAGCATTCATCGCATTAAGACCATCGCACTCGTTCATGAGCGGTTGTCGCAGAGCGGCATCGAGTTCGTGGAGTTGAGGCAATTGATGGAGGCGATTGCCTCGATGTTGATTCAAACCGCACGTCACCCGGAGAAATCGGTGCAGTACACTGTGGAGGCTGATGCTATTTCACTCCCATCCGAGAAGGCCACACCCATCGCGCTGATTCTCAACGAACTCATTCAAAACTGTCTCGATCACGCCTTCGAATATCAGTCCGGCGGCCGCATTTATGTGTCAGCAGGCTGCGATGGGGGTGAACTTGTCATTGTCGTTCAGGACAATGGCCAGGGCTGGGATTTGCGCACGTCGGACGACACGCTCGGGACGCGCATTGTGGAGACCTTGGTGACGGAAGACCTGAACGGTCAAATTGACTACGTGGTGGACGGAGGAACGCGCGTCACGGTGCGCTTCCCGTTTGCGCGTGTCTCTGCAAACTAA
- a CDS encoding BglG family transcription antiterminator: MDTLVRRLQVSRRTIQRDLHAMQMYLRTFQLVLRVEPQNIELRGESARVTELLEHVGKLPETLALRPKDRELQVALDLLIEEGPSKLGYFGRQLNVTAASLSQSMDDLAQWLRAHGLELIRRRGYGVEVRGDEAARREAIADLVHDQVSLPDLVAFLRQVEEQGPLHPMLAWFAKWFRADVLAKVRSVLLDELADSNPPLDEAAFYGFMLHVLLTMTRVTQGAILSAAGQPDAAPLDVQVCTRILQRLLPQAANLAGEAHYLANHLRGAKVLMTEENRILPLHITSMDLAYRIIQRLETALAMPLTRDQHFITGMAQHLEPAIHRLTAGLLIRNPLLPDIRRQYPALFEAMRDATDYVLARYHLEVPDEEIGYLTMHLGASVERQRAQSKWRARIVCLNGISSAELLASRIQKEFPQIQIVGVSALDAPQEDACDLVISTVPYEDSRHPVVMVSPFLTPEERRNVQVALDDLESTRPSVGFSRFFSETEPKPDTDHTERDLSERVFVQTTAAENLREVIDQIADDVWSGGYATDRASVIQAILQREHLGRIVLPGKRLSVLHARCGTLRGCFIGVYRLQSPIVVPGVGKTEEAVDTVLVLLARMDESMATIRLLGKVSSALVMDPDMVAVLRAAPVAQVRQSVLRAMVQTEE, from the coding sequence GTGGACACGTTGGTACGTCGACTGCAGGTCAGTCGACGTACCATTCAGCGTGATTTACACGCCATGCAGATGTACTTGCGCACCTTTCAACTGGTTCTACGTGTGGAACCGCAGAACATCGAACTGCGGGGGGAATCAGCCCGTGTCACAGAACTGCTTGAGCATGTCGGGAAACTGCCCGAGACGTTGGCCCTCAGGCCAAAAGACCGCGAACTTCAAGTTGCGCTCGACCTGCTGATTGAAGAAGGTCCATCCAAACTGGGTTACTTCGGCCGTCAGTTGAATGTGACGGCCGCCAGTCTGAGTCAGTCCATGGATGACCTTGCACAGTGGCTTCGTGCGCACGGGCTGGAGCTGATTCGCAGGAGAGGATACGGCGTTGAAGTCCGGGGCGATGAGGCGGCGCGTCGAGAGGCCATCGCAGATTTGGTGCACGACCAGGTTTCGCTTCCGGACCTGGTTGCATTTTTGCGTCAAGTGGAAGAGCAGGGTCCTTTGCATCCAATGCTTGCGTGGTTCGCGAAATGGTTTCGTGCAGACGTGCTTGCCAAGGTTCGTTCGGTTTTGCTCGACGAATTGGCGGACTCCAATCCCCCGCTCGACGAAGCAGCGTTCTATGGTTTCATGCTGCATGTGTTACTGACGATGACGCGGGTCACACAGGGGGCCATTCTTTCCGCGGCTGGACAACCGGATGCAGCGCCGCTGGACGTGCAGGTGTGCACGCGCATTCTCCAGCGTCTCTTACCGCAAGCTGCGAACCTTGCGGGTGAGGCGCACTATTTGGCGAATCATTTGCGCGGGGCAAAGGTGCTCATGACGGAAGAGAATCGAATTCTTCCGCTCCATATCACATCGATGGATTTGGCCTACAGGATCATACAGCGCCTGGAAACGGCGCTGGCGATGCCGCTCACAAGAGACCAACACTTCATCACGGGTATGGCGCAGCACCTGGAGCCGGCGATTCATCGGCTGACGGCTGGACTTCTGATTCGCAACCCCTTGCTGCCAGACATCAGGCGCCAGTATCCTGCGTTGTTTGAGGCCATGCGAGATGCGACGGACTATGTCCTTGCGCGGTATCACCTGGAGGTGCCTGACGAGGAGATTGGGTATTTGACCATGCATTTGGGCGCTTCTGTGGAACGCCAGCGGGCCCAAAGCAAATGGCGGGCGCGGATTGTCTGTCTCAACGGGATCAGCTCTGCCGAATTGTTGGCGAGCCGCATTCAAAAAGAGTTTCCGCAGATCCAGATTGTCGGTGTCAGTGCGTTGGATGCACCACAGGAGGACGCGTGCGACCTCGTCATTTCCACGGTACCGTACGAGGACAGCCGGCACCCGGTCGTCATGGTATCGCCGTTTCTGACGCCGGAGGAGCGGCGCAATGTTCAGGTCGCACTCGATGACCTGGAATCCACTCGACCGTCTGTGGGGTTTTCCAGATTCTTTTCCGAAACGGAGCCAAAGCCGGACACCGACCATACGGAGCGTGACCTCAGCGAGCGTGTGTTCGTTCAGACGACCGCGGCGGAAAATCTTCGAGAGGTCATCGACCAAATCGCTGACGATGTCTGGTCTGGCGGGTATGCGACAGACCGTGCGTCTGTCATTCAGGCAATTTTGCAGCGTGAGCACCTCGGGCGTATCGTCCTGCCAGGCAAACGGCTGTCCGTGCTGCACGCGCGCTGCGGCACCCTGCGGGGATGTTTCATTGGGGTGTACCGTCTGCAATCGCCAATCGTTGTGCCTGGCGTCGGCAAAACGGAGGAAGCTGTCGATACCGTACTCGTACTGCTTGCCCGAATGGACGAATCGATGGCGACCATCCGTTTGCTCGGAAAAGTCAGTTCCGCGCTGGTTATGGATCCCGACATGGTTGCGGTCCTTCGTGCTGCACC
- a CDS encoding glutamine synthetase family protein has product METQMRESIMGLDHLTEQIRAGEIETLIVAFCDMQGRLVGKRLTGQYVLDHVIEDGVHFCVYLLGTDMEMDTPAGFPDMGWEQGYGDWTARPDWSTVRILPWHDKTALVLSDVTDHQGNLVEPAPRTVLRRQLERAAGLGFTVKLATELEFYLLDESYDAAHAKQYHNLALAGTYNEDYQLLQASRNEPFYAQLRKLLSQAGIPIEGTKGEAGVAQHEINAYYADALEAADRHVLLKHSAKEIAMQNGRAVSFMAKPDHTWTGSSSHIHLSLWDANGGNAFYEASSTCHEMSAAMRHFLAGLIVHTRELSILFAPYVNSYKRFITSSWAPTHIVWGVDNRTCGLRVVGHGHGKRIENRFPGADTNPYLASAAMLAAGLDGIEHRLELPPAWSGNGYSAQGAPTLPSSLHEAIQAFEQSEFALRVFGKTVYQHYLNAAKVEQRAYDQVVTNWEKQRYFERA; this is encoded by the coding sequence ATGGAAACACAGATGAGGGAGAGCATCATGGGCCTCGACCACTTGACGGAGCAGATTCGGGCGGGGGAGATTGAGACGCTGATTGTCGCGTTTTGCGACATGCAGGGGCGACTGGTCGGGAAGCGGTTGACCGGCCAGTATGTCCTCGACCACGTGATTGAGGACGGTGTGCACTTCTGCGTGTACCTTCTGGGAACCGACATGGAAATGGACACGCCAGCCGGATTTCCGGACATGGGCTGGGAGCAGGGCTATGGCGACTGGACCGCGCGTCCGGACTGGTCGACGGTGCGCATCCTGCCCTGGCACGACAAGACGGCGCTGGTGTTGTCCGACGTCACCGACCACCAGGGAAATCTCGTGGAACCGGCGCCGCGCACCGTATTGCGTCGACAACTGGAACGTGCCGCCGGCCTTGGCTTCACGGTCAAGTTGGCAACGGAGCTCGAGTTTTATTTGCTTGATGAGTCCTACGATGCCGCGCATGCGAAACAGTATCACAATTTGGCGCTGGCAGGGACGTACAACGAAGACTACCAACTCCTGCAGGCGTCCCGCAACGAGCCGTTCTACGCTCAGTTGCGAAAGCTGTTGTCGCAGGCCGGGATCCCGATTGAAGGCACGAAGGGCGAGGCTGGCGTCGCGCAGCATGAGATTAACGCGTACTACGCGGACGCCCTCGAAGCAGCCGACCGGCACGTGTTGCTCAAGCACAGTGCGAAAGAGATCGCGATGCAGAATGGGCGCGCCGTTTCCTTTATGGCAAAACCGGACCACACCTGGACTGGGTCGAGCAGTCACATCCACTTGAGTCTGTGGGATGCAAATGGCGGGAATGCCTTCTACGAGGCATCGTCGACGTGCCATGAGATGTCGGCGGCCATGCGCCACTTTTTAGCCGGGCTCATCGTCCATACGCGCGAACTCTCGATTCTCTTCGCGCCCTACGTCAACTCGTACAAGCGCTTCATCACATCCAGTTGGGCGCCGACCCACATCGTCTGGGGTGTCGACAACCGTACCTGTGGCTTGCGCGTGGTTGGCCACGGGCATGGGAAGCGGATTGAGAACCGGTTTCCGGGCGCGGACACGAATCCTTACCTGGCAAGCGCAGCGATGCTGGCTGCTGGACTGGACGGCATCGAACATCGTCTCGAACTGCCGCCGGCGTGGTCCGGGAACGGATATTCGGCACAAGGGGCCCCAACACTGCCGTCGTCCTTGCACGAGGCGATTCAGGCGTTTGAGCAGAGCGAGTTCGCGCTGCGAGTGTTTGGGAAGACCGTCTATCAACACTATTTGAATGCAGCAAAAGTTGAGCAGCGTGCCTACGACCAGGTCGTGACGAACTGGGAAAAGCAGCGCTATTTCGAACGCGCATAG
- a CDS encoding SDR family NAD(P)-dependent oxidoreductase has product MRLQDKVCVITGAGGGMGRKAAERFAREGGRIAILERNESAGVQAEAVIRSQGGEAKFFACDASSEDSVQAAVAGAYQHFGRIDVLYNNAGIMPEADHSVLDTSVETWDMVMAVNVRSIFLMSKYVVPHMLEQSAGSIINIASFVALMGCSVPQDAYTASKGAVISLTKSLAIQFRPRGVRSNAICPGPIETPLMTEWLLKDEAAKQVRLSRQPSGRFGRPEDIVNCALYLASDESDWTNGAVIVVDGGITSNYF; this is encoded by the coding sequence ATGAGGTTGCAAGACAAGGTGTGTGTCATCACTGGCGCAGGCGGCGGCATGGGACGCAAAGCCGCTGAGCGGTTTGCGCGGGAGGGCGGGCGCATAGCGATTTTGGAGCGGAACGAATCAGCGGGGGTGCAGGCCGAAGCCGTGATTCGGTCGCAAGGCGGTGAAGCCAAATTCTTTGCCTGTGACGCGTCGAGCGAGGACAGTGTGCAAGCGGCCGTCGCCGGAGCGTATCAGCATTTCGGCCGCATCGACGTCTTGTACAATAACGCCGGCATCATGCCGGAAGCAGACCATTCGGTACTCGACACCAGCGTGGAGACCTGGGACATGGTGATGGCAGTCAATGTCCGCAGCATCTTCCTGATGAGCAAATACGTTGTACCGCACATGTTGGAACAATCGGCGGGATCGATCATCAATATCGCGTCGTTCGTCGCCTTGATGGGCTGCTCGGTGCCGCAGGACGCCTACACGGCGTCGAAAGGCGCCGTGATTTCGCTGACGAAGTCGCTTGCCATTCAATTTCGGCCGCGCGGCGTGCGGTCGAACGCCATCTGCCCGGGGCCGATTGAGACGCCGTTGATGACGGAGTGGCTGCTCAAAGACGAGGCGGCAAAGCAGGTTCGTCTCAGCCGCCAACCCAGCGGTCGGTTTGGGCGGCCGGAAGACATCGTCAATTGTGCCTTGTACCTGGCATCCGATGAGTCGGACTGGACCAATGGCGCGGTCATTGTTGTGGACGGCGGGATTACAAGCAACTACTTCTAA
- a CDS encoding gamma-glutamyl-gamma-aminobutyrate hydrolase family protein, giving the protein MPEEGFGGKLRGTPGQGFSVVGHDYIRSVDEAGGLAFGVPVLDEARCPQIIATLDGIVFSGGEDLDPRTYGARPDSHIESINPDRDRFELALLTEAIRQLKPTLCICRGLQLLNVAFGGTLHKHIPAAFPDALEHQKQAGPRWYLAHKAYLEDDVLKGLYGTDCIEVNTFHHQSVDRVGAGLRVTAVAEDGVIEGLAHSDMPQLLAIQWHPEMMSARYDDGLIPFRWLVNQCRGAGIDGASVGVDDNEYR; this is encoded by the coding sequence ATGCCGGAGGAGGGCTTTGGCGGCAAGCTGCGCGGGACACCAGGCCAGGGGTTCAGCGTCGTGGGGCACGACTACATTCGTTCGGTGGACGAGGCGGGGGGATTGGCATTCGGTGTGCCGGTGCTCGACGAGGCGCGATGCCCGCAAATCATTGCGACCTTGGACGGCATCGTGTTCTCTGGCGGCGAAGATTTGGACCCGCGGACGTACGGCGCACGGCCCGATTCGCATATCGAATCGATCAATCCGGACCGCGACCGTTTCGAACTTGCCCTACTCACCGAAGCGATTCGGCAGCTCAAGCCGACTCTGTGTATTTGCCGGGGACTTCAGTTGCTCAACGTTGCCTTTGGCGGGACACTTCACAAACACATTCCCGCGGCCTTTCCGGATGCGCTTGAGCATCAGAAACAGGCAGGACCTCGCTGGTACCTCGCGCACAAGGCGTATTTGGAGGACGACGTGCTGAAAGGACTGTACGGTACGGATTGCATTGAAGTGAATACCTTTCATCACCAGTCTGTCGACCGGGTCGGCGCAGGACTTCGTGTGACGGCCGTAGCCGAAGACGGCGTGATTGAAGGCCTTGCCCACTCCGACATGCCACAACTCCTCGCCATTCAATGGCACCCTGAAATGATGTCGGCGCGGTACGACGACGGGTTGATACCGTTTCGCTGGCTGGTGAACCAGTGTCGAGGGGCAGGCATTGATGGTGCATCGGTTGGTGTAGACGACAACGAATATCGTTGA